A single Amia ocellicauda isolate fAmiCal2 chromosome 9, fAmiCal2.hap1, whole genome shotgun sequence DNA region contains:
- the LOC136758985 gene encoding B-cadherin codes for MDPDTARMQTVWYQVGSDPAGWLNVSKDTGLIRVKSPMDRESPFVRDGNYEALILAIGNDACPVTGTGTLIIHLEDVNDNAPTIDQREITFCSEDPQPVQLSFTDRDGPGNAGPFRVEVRGCSRNDWTVETTPGVHLTLKSKLEQDEYPIVLRVYDTGDKFQDSVVLGKVCDCKGRDVTCQT; via the exons GTATCAAGTAGGGAGTGACCCTGCAGGGTGGCTGAATGTTAGTAAAGACACTGGGCTCATCAGAGTGAAGAGCCCCATGGACCGAGAGTCTCCATTTGTCAGAGACGGCAATTATGAAGCTCTCATTCTAGCCATCGGCAATG ATGCTTGTCCAGTAACTGGCACAGGAACCCTGATAATTCACCTGGAAGATGTCAATGACAATGCTCCAACAATTGACCAGAGAGAAATAACTTTCTGTAGTGAAGACCCTCAGCCTGTTCAGCTGTCATTCACTGACAGAGATGGTCCTGGAAATGCAGGGCCCTTCCGTGTAGAGGTTAGAGGCTGTAGCAGGAATGACTGGACTGTTGAGACaa CACCTGGAGTTCACCTGACCCTTAAGAGCAAGCTGGAACAGGATGAGTACCCCATTGTTCTAAGAGTCTATGACACGGGAGACAAGTTCCAGGACTCGGTTGTTCTTGGGAAAGTGTGTGACTGCAAAGGGAGGGATGTAACTTGCCAGACTTGA